In Pseudomonas sp. MM213, a genomic segment contains:
- a CDS encoding TerC family protein, producing the protein MEWLTNPEIWVAFFTLTALEIVLGIDNIIMISILVSRMPKHMQARTRIFGLALAMVTRILLLLSITWVMRLTADLFEVFGQGISGRDLILFFGGLFLLWKSSQEMYHALEGEDETNEEPGGKGGNFLYTIIQIAIIDIVFSLDSVITAVGMVSHVPVMVAAIVVAVLVMMLASGTISSFIDKHPSLKMLALAFLLIVGTVLIAESFDVHVPKGYVYFAMAFSLAVEAINIKMRTAIAKKKKQQDPVKLRKDIPGQ; encoded by the coding sequence ATGGAATGGCTGACCAACCCTGAAATCTGGGTTGCCTTCTTTACCCTGACCGCCCTGGAAATCGTCCTGGGTATCGATAACATCATCATGATTTCGATCCTGGTCAGCCGCATGCCCAAGCACATGCAGGCGCGCACCCGAATCTTCGGCCTGGCGCTGGCCATGGTTACGCGGATTCTGTTGCTGCTGTCGATCACCTGGGTCATGCGCCTCACCGCAGACTTGTTCGAAGTGTTCGGCCAGGGCATTTCCGGGCGAGACCTGATCCTGTTCTTCGGTGGTCTGTTCCTGCTGTGGAAGAGCTCGCAAGAGATGTACCACGCGCTGGAAGGTGAAGACGAAACCAATGAAGAGCCGGGCGGCAAGGGCGGCAACTTCCTCTACACCATCATCCAGATCGCGATCATCGACATCGTGTTCTCGCTGGACTCGGTGATCACCGCCGTCGGCATGGTCTCCCACGTACCGGTCATGGTCGCTGCAATCGTTGTGGCTGTGCTGGTGATGATGCTGGCTTCCGGCACCATCAGCTCGTTCATCGACAAGCACCCGTCGCTGAAGATGCTGGCGCTGGCGTTCCTGTTGATCGTCGGTACCGTGCTGATTGCCGAATCCTTCGACGTGCACGTACCAAAAGGCTACGTCTACTTCGCCATGGCGTTCTCGCTGGCGGTGGAAGCGATCAACATCAAGATGCGCACCGCGATTGCGAAGAAGAAGAAACAGCAGGATCCGGTGAAACTGCGCAAGGATATTCCTGGGCAGTAA
- a CDS encoding Na/Pi cotransporter family protein, with product MLTLLNLLSAVALLIWGTHIVRTGILRVYGSNLRHVIGQNMSKRWLAFIAGIVVTAMVQSSNATAMLVTSFVGQGLMALMPALATMLGADVGTALMARVLTFDLSWLSPLLIFLGVIFFLSRKQTRLGQMGRVAIGLGLIILALQLIVEAAAPITQAQGVKVIFASLTGDILLDALVGALFAMVSYSSLAAVLLTATLAGASVISLPVAIGLVIGANIGSGILAFMSTSMQNAAGRQVALGSLLYKLIGLLLIIPVLDPLVHWIDSLDFSPQEMVIGFHLLYNTARCLILLPTVGLMARLCAWLLPERPEINGTAKPRHLDPTALVTPSLALANAVRETLRIGDLIDSMLEAMLDVLRGKQTAVTQEMRRLTDDVDALYNSIKLYLAQMPREDLSEQDSRRWAEIIELAINLKLASDLIERMLRKVQQQKTSQRRSFSEVGLDELAGLHSQLISNLRLGLSVFLSADKESARQLLREKRRFRAQERRLAHAHVSRLQRKIVQSIETSSLHLELIADMKRLNSLFCSSAYVVLETSDTGALAVDDLADITHSP from the coding sequence ATGCTCACCCTGCTCAATTTGTTATCTGCCGTGGCCTTGCTGATCTGGGGCACGCACATCGTCCGAACCGGCATCCTGCGGGTCTACGGTTCCAACCTGCGCCATGTGATCGGCCAGAACATGTCCAAGCGCTGGCTGGCGTTCATCGCCGGCATAGTCGTGACCGCCATGGTCCAGAGCAGCAACGCCACCGCCATGCTCGTCACCTCCTTTGTCGGCCAGGGCCTGATGGCGCTGATGCCTGCGCTGGCGACCATGCTCGGCGCCGATGTCGGTACCGCGCTGATGGCACGGGTGCTGACGTTCGATTTGTCATGGCTGTCGCCGCTGCTGATTTTCCTCGGGGTGATTTTCTTCCTGTCGCGCAAACAGACGCGGCTCGGCCAGATGGGCCGGGTGGCCATCGGTCTGGGCCTGATCATTCTGGCCCTGCAACTGATCGTCGAAGCGGCGGCGCCGATCACCCAGGCGCAAGGGGTCAAGGTCATCTTCGCCTCGCTGACCGGCGACATCCTGCTCGACGCCTTGGTCGGCGCCCTGTTCGCGATGGTTTCCTACTCCAGCCTGGCCGCCGTCCTGCTGACCGCGACCTTGGCAGGCGCCAGCGTGATCAGCTTGCCGGTGGCCATCGGCCTGGTGATCGGCGCCAACATCGGCAGCGGCATTCTGGCGTTCATGAGCACCAGCATGCAGAACGCCGCGGGCCGTCAGGTGGCGCTCGGGAGCCTGCTGTACAAGCTGATTGGCCTGTTGCTGATCATTCCGGTGCTCGACCCGTTGGTGCACTGGATCGACAGCCTCGACTTCAGCCCCCAGGAAATGGTCATCGGCTTCCACCTGCTCTACAACACGGCTCGCTGCCTGATCTTGCTGCCGACGGTCGGCCTGATGGCGAGGCTTTGTGCCTGGCTTTTGCCGGAACGCCCGGAAATCAACGGCACGGCCAAACCACGGCACCTTGATCCGACGGCGCTGGTGACCCCCAGCCTGGCGCTGGCCAACGCCGTCCGGGAAACCCTGCGCATCGGCGATCTGATCGACAGCATGCTCGAAGCCATGCTCGACGTGCTGCGCGGCAAGCAAACTGCCGTCACCCAGGAAATGCGTCGCCTGACCGATGATGTGGATGCGCTCTACAACTCGATCAAGCTCTATCTGGCGCAAATGCCCCGTGAAGACCTCAGTGAGCAGGACAGTCGGCGTTGGGCGGAAATCATTGAACTGGCGATCAACCTCAAACTCGCCAGCGACCTGATCGAGCGCATGTTGCGCAAGGTGCAGCAACAGAAAACCTCGCAGCGCCGGTCTTTTTCCGAGGTCGGCCTGGACGAATTGGCGGGGCTGCACAGCCAGTTGATTTCCAATTTGCGCCTGGGGTTGTCGGTGTTCCTCAGTGCCGACAAGGAAAGTGCCCGGCAGTTGCTGCGGGAGAAGCGTCGCTTTCGTGCACAGGAACGCCGCCTGGCCCATGCTCACGTCAGCCGGTTGCAACGTAAGATTGTGCAGAGTATCGAGACCAGCTCGCTGCACCTGGAGCTGATCGCCGACATGAAGCGTCTGAATTCTCTGTTTTGCAGCAGTGCTTACGTGGTGCTGGAAACGTCTGACACCGGTGCGCTCGCTGTAGATGATTTGGCTGACATCACACATTCGCCTTGA
- a CDS encoding M16 family metallopeptidase, which produces MRCLLFACLLLGSFPSFALDRFQVEGYTLPNGLQLLLKPGTERGHVAIRLVVGVGIDDFNCADKELPHLLEHLLFSGIDATGEGGLEERMQALGGEWNAYTSNADTTFVIEAPAKNQRKVLDLLLALLTQTRIDDNAINAAKKVVEREDGGHYSHLQRWLDRQDLGHTASNQLAVELGLKCPERAEVDYLTREQLEKVRKAWYAPNNMTLIVVGDLDRLLPGYLERAWGELDAVDPTDHPPLPQINASAAHERTLSHGIVGAGAKLHWLVPEPVLADQHDETFDLLKDYLDWALYRQMRLAHGLSYGPSAEREVFGGVGFMSLNADLERDDVTAAEQVLDELKAGLLKDGLDAATFNRLKQAAIARQAWAVQGNSALADYYWSALSDYEDGRFADPAKELQGVTLEKANKAMRELLLQPGYLRIEKPLMSYDQVLWAIAGVFALMLLCLLAWRIHRKQ; this is translated from the coding sequence ATGCGTTGTTTGTTGTTCGCCTGCCTGTTGCTCGGATCATTCCCTTCGTTTGCCCTGGACCGCTTCCAGGTCGAGGGTTATACGCTGCCCAACGGCCTGCAATTGCTGCTCAAGCCCGGCACCGAGCGCGGGCATGTGGCGATTCGCCTGGTGGTCGGCGTCGGCATCGATGATTTCAACTGCGCCGACAAGGAACTGCCGCACCTGCTCGAACACTTGCTGTTCAGTGGCATCGACGCCACCGGTGAAGGTGGTCTGGAAGAGCGCATGCAGGCGCTGGGTGGCGAGTGGAACGCCTACACCAGCAACGCCGACACCACGTTCGTCATCGAGGCCCCGGCGAAAAACCAGCGCAAGGTCCTCGACTTGCTGTTGGCGCTGTTGACCCAGACCCGAATCGACGACAACGCGATCAACGCTGCCAAGAAAGTGGTCGAGCGCGAAGACGGCGGCCATTACTCGCACCTGCAACGGTGGCTGGATCGTCAGGACCTGGGCCACACCGCGAGCAATCAACTGGCCGTGGAACTGGGCCTTAAATGCCCGGAGCGGGCCGAGGTCGATTACCTGACCCGCGAACAACTGGAGAAGGTACGCAAGGCCTGGTACGCGCCCAATAACATGACCCTGATCGTGGTCGGCGACCTCGACCGCTTGCTGCCGGGTTATCTGGAACGGGCCTGGGGCGAGCTTGATGCGGTTGACCCTACCGATCACCCGCCGCTGCCACAGATCAACGCCAGCGCAGCCCATGAACGCACGCTGAGCCACGGTATCGTCGGCGCGGGTGCCAAGTTGCACTGGCTGGTGCCGGAGCCCGTGCTGGCGGATCAGCACGACGAAACCTTCGACCTGCTCAAGGATTATCTGGACTGGGCGCTCTATCGTCAGATGCGCCTCGCCCATGGTCTGTCCTACGGCCCCTCCGCCGAGCGCGAAGTGTTTGGCGGCGTGGGTTTCATGAGCCTCAACGCCGACCTTGAGCGCGACGATGTGACAGCGGCGGAACAGGTGCTGGATGAGTTGAAGGCCGGGCTGCTCAAGGACGGCCTGGACGCCGCCACCTTCAACCGTCTCAAGCAGGCCGCCATCGCGCGCCAGGCCTGGGCCGTGCAAGGCAACAGCGCGTTGGCCGATTACTACTGGAGCGCGTTGAGCGACTACGAAGACGGCCGCTTCGCCGACCCGGCCAAGGAGCTCCAGGGGGTTACGCTGGAAAAAGCCAACAAGGCCATGCGCGAATTGCTCCTGCAACCGGGTTATCTGCGGATCGAGAAGCCGTTGATGAGTTATGACCAGGTGCTGTGGGCAATTGCCGGGGTGTTCGCTTTGATGTTGCTGTGCCTGTTGGCCTGGCGCATCCATCGTAAGCAATAA